A window of Pseudophryne corroboree isolate aPseCor3 chromosome 1, aPseCor3.hap2, whole genome shotgun sequence genomic DNA:
CCTTGGAAGAGAAGTTTTTACAGAATTATAAAGCTAACTGGAGAATTCTAATTGCTTAATTAGGCCTCAGAAAGGGTGGAGGTGAAGGGGATTGGTGCCGCTGGGGTGACAGAGCAAGTTctgctgatttttcctaaaaataacaagttcaggaaaaatcagacttgctctaggGGTGCGTGAAAAAAGATATAgaagatatatatagatatcccAGCATCTCATATTCTGTCCTCTAATTGAACAGTAAAACTCTGGAGCAGCGGGAAAACCCCCGCACCATGGGATTTTTAAATTTCCCACCCTCTATTGAAGTCTCCCCATAGCTTCTGCATAGTAATCTCTTTAATACGCTAATTCTCATGTACTGAATTATATTCTGTAACTGGCTTGAGTTTCCTTCTACTAGGTGTTATATTgttatgattttttattttatatttataacatttctctaattaagtacaataaaatgataACTTCAAATTTCATAATGATATTGACCTTACAAATGTGTCCACATATACTTAGCCTCAAAATGCCACACAGCGCAAGACACCAGGAACAACTGAGATGCAGAGGAGCAGCAAACCATATTTTTCTTATTTGCAACTTATTCAAATTGCAGATGACATAAAAATTCCACTCACAGTGTTCCAGATCCTTTGGGCTGCCACTTGTAGTTTTTTGCACCCAGTTTCTTTATCTGAATAAGACACAAGACGCTAGCTGCGTCTCAGCCCCCCAGACCTCACTTGCCAAGATGGGTTCTTTGCCACGATTTAAGCAACAGTGCATGAGGGAACATCTGTATATAAATTTGCATTTACAGTTGACATTTTTGCTAGTGTCAATGTATAATTATGTCCCATATGAATCAGATTGTTTAACCCCTTCTCTTTGGAGAACAAGCGGGACTTGTCCACCAAGTGTACAATAAGACTGCAGCAGACAAGCCCCACTCACCCTTGCTCACACACAGAAAAAGCCTTCTTAACTCTCCTCCTCCGGTCTTAACAACTGGTGGGGACACCTGGCAGCCCCCAGGTCACATCTGGAAGCAcaattaaaaaatacaaaaaaaaacaaagaatacAAATTGTGGGGGCAGTGATTTTAAGTACCTCTAACCCCAAAACCTACAAAGATGGTGCTACACTAGTTTTAAATAGGGCACTTCCCTCTTTCAACTGCAGTGCCCACATCACAGTTAATGTTTGGTGACCAAACGCCCTCCActgcagaaaaataaaaaatatgtaatCCAGGCATGGGGGAAGAGTTCACTCAACCTGGCTACAAATAATTAAGGGGCACCAATTTTTGAAATAGAGGCATCCCGTATTTCAAAGATTGAGGCCCCTTAGTATGTATTGCCTAGTGATCACTTGTGATCACCAGGCAATTTTACCCCATGTTATGGAAAACTTACATTTTCCATATATTTGGGGAGGGGGGCACTTCATACCCTATCATCCCCATAATGACAACTGCAACCAAGTGTGCACCCTTATTTAAAAGTATTGACTCCCCACTTTCAAATAATGTGTCCTACTAGCAGTTATTGTGCAGACAGTATTACCCTGCGCTACAGAAAACAGACATATACTGTATGGCTGGGAAGGCGCTATCATGCCCATTAGCACAATACATCTGTCACCTACATTTCAAAGAGAGTCCCCTCTATAAAATGATGTGGCCCTCTTAGCAGCAATTATTAGTGATAACCAGAAAATACCACCCAGGGCTGTGCAAAAAAATAGTTTTCCAGAAATGTGGAAAGGGCACATTGTGCTCTAACTCCCCCATACTGACCCGCACACATGGCCACCGAGAGTCAGGGAGCCAGGGTTATCTTAatgattctaggggcctttgagcagggtTGGGCTGAGCTGGGGAGCATCTGCTTCCCTGGCTGGGGTCTCCAGAGCTTCTTGGAAGGCAGAATGCTGTCCAATACAATCAGAGCAACCAGACaaaattctctacctgcctcccagcctgcagcaagaaagtgaatgtctgtcagcatgctaattggtggatggttggagctatccatCAATCAAAGTGCTAACCGCCATTCATGTGCAGAGACAGTGCCAGACAGCAGGAGGTgtaatttatgatttttttttccaaTTATTTCCATGAATGAGTGGATATGGGCTCCAGTACATTGCTTTGACCAGGGCCTAAAATTTTGTTAAAATGACCCTGGggtgagcaggtactaattaccgagAGCCAGGCTTGCTGGAGGGTCTCAGCAGGGGTCTACCTCTGCCACATCCCTGGCCCCCCTCTTCCTGTCAGCATCCTACAGTATGTCTCCCCAACCCAACACACGCTGCAGTGTGCTGGGCTGCACTGGGGCCATGGAGGCTGCTTCCTCCTCTACTTTGTGGGGTGAAAGCAATCACACTGTTGACTGCCCCTGGACTAGCCCCTGACTGAGGTCCTCATGGCACCCCCCACCTTGATCAGCATGGCACTGAAAATAACATTTGTCATCATTTTTTTAAGGGGATGTGGACACGCCTCCTGCTACGCCCTTTACATTATCTGTGCCCATCCAAGCcctctacagccctgcccacatgtTCATGAAGGAGGCGAGTCTCCTCTTTAAAACAATGTACCCTCTTAGCAGACTATaagggtctattaatgaagcagtgaaaagagtggagaagtgagcctgtggagaagttagccatggcaccaatcagctgctccgtataattgtatagtatgcaaattataaatgttacttcaatgctgattggttgccatgggcaacttctccacacttttcactgcttcatgaatagacccctacagggccagactgcccatctggcacttctggcaaatgccagaagggccgatgggctggtgggccggtcctgtcaggcagagagccaggaaggccgcgCGTAGCACAGCCTCCTGCTCTCTGCTCTGGCTGCTCCCCTGCCTCCCTTCCTGTCTACATAGAAATGCAGGCATGCCGTGAGTCCATGTCCccatgactcgtggcacgcccccgtgTGCTGGTCATgtgcccccactcccccatccATCTCCTTGGAAACGGGGGCATGCCGCAAGTCCACGCCCTGCTGACTCGCACCATGCCTCCAACTTTAGTGCTTGCGCGGCCCCGTACACAGCACGCGCCCCTTCATGTGCACACGCGCAAATACATGCCAGGGATGATTTCggaccccagtccgtccctggacacctaacatacccctttcacatctccaatgccgtatcccacccaggaattggaaacgggaccttcctgggtgggatccgccattgGAGGCTAagcgctggcttcccgacccggcaatttgcctggTCGGTTGCCAAAGTGGTGGGGAACGGAGCCAGCAACGGGGCAGAGGCGGGAGttgagctcatctccacgccgcctctccctatgtagtaaacgggtcccgggccgAATCCATATACGCTGCCACGGAACCGGTATTCAAACCGGGAATAACACTTCTTATAacacgggttgaattaccaggtcagcgaCCCAGGAATTcggccatggccctttcacaccgcacattgacccgtgtcgataccgggttatttatgcgatgtgaaaggggtataactgaaacATTGCACAAAAAGTTACATTTTCCACAGTTGGGATggggcagggcgggggggggggggggggtttgatctAAAGCCCATATATTCCTCATATTTTGTTAAAAAATTAATCTCTCATTTAACATGGTAGGTTTTCTAGCTTTTAAAATGGTTGGCCCTGTTGGGCTACAATATTCTTCCTACATAAAGTAAGCATTTAACTTGAGACAGTGAATATTTCACTGCATTTTACTATTTTGGAAAGGTGGGTTATTGATTtggtttatttgttttgttttgttttacatatGATAGAATGAGTAAAAAAAACTAATGGTATTTTCTAAATATACAAAGTATTCTGGGAAAATAAAcaaggtactgtacagtatattttgtGTAGGTActgcataaaaaaaaaatctgttatattgatgttggaatgtgacaagCACAAATGTGAAAAAAAATACCTCAGCACCAGGGTCAGAAAACCATCAGCAGTGAAGGTATTTAATAGTTTTAAACAATCTTTATCTTTTTAAATTTATGTGATTGATACAATACAACAAATGTCCCCAtatacatggtcaagtcacattattatgaccaccagctactgTAGGTGCAGTGACCATCCATTTGCTTCGGAGCCCCATACACAGCAGGGTTTGctaaactgtcattttagacacacgtctggtatccCTCAGGTTCATTTTTATGGTGAGCTACTCCACTGTAGCGTGACGGTCGGCCTTCACGCACCTTCGAAGTGGACgtttacctctcacatcaatggcacgtggatctccgcagtttccatgtcggtgattcacaatggtgccagttgtccagtcatgatacacctaaACCACAGAAGCAGGCAAACATTTCACAAACTGCCCTGTTTCAGAAACCTGCCACTCTTGGCCCAAAAGCCGCTAATCATacctttttgcaacttggataaatcaccccttttacccatgacagcaacgagtgatatgtgtgcagacggcctatcgcacaccttatatacccaccaagccagtgcacaacACGTGACGTACTACATGggccaaatgtaggaggtggtcataataataggACTCGACCGTGAATAAAAATGTATCAGTGGGGAGTGTGTACTACAAGCTTCATTTGCTCATTGGAAGTTCTGCTTGAATGATTATAAATGGTCTGTAAAGCACTGTTTGATAAGTAGCCACTTTATAAATAATTATTAATAAATATGTGAATAAATGTGGACAACTGTGCAGTTCTGTGCTGCGTCCAATGCACACCACCCAAtatcaactttttgaatttttgtcTGTTGGATCCTTACATCCACCCTCTGTGAAGCTCCTAGAATTGTGGTGCCTGATTTTGTTTTAGGAGTAATTAAAAGGTAAAGTGACACAGTGCCAGGTAGGGTATCTCATAAGACTTCTACTGAGTTTGGCATGATTTATTGACAGTTATATTTTCTACGATCATAACGGAAACTCAAAAATAACGACAGGTACTCCATGTTAACAGAGTACATTTCAACATTGGCATAATGTCGACAACTTGCTCTTTCCCTAAGccaaaccctaactataaccctattgTTGACAGTATGACTAAATAGACATGGCATATGTCTTCATTTTAGCCAGGTTAACATAGTAAAATAAGACAATGTGGTGTAGAAATAATGACTGTCTATATAGTCCTTGTCAACATGAGGCTGCATAGCCTTCTACTTAAGTGAGGGATACTCTACGCTGAATGGTGTTTTACTTTTCCTGATTTCATTTTATtacaaattgattttttttttctacagaAAACATTAGAGGAAATATCCTAATTGATCTAACTGCTGGTCCCATCATCTCTCAACTCTTCCCAGCCTGTGCATTATTCAAAGAAATTATCATTTTAGACTGTAATGACCCATGTGTCGAGGAACTGAAAAAATGGGTGAATAAAGAGCCAGATGCCCATGATTGGACTTTTGCTGCACAAATTGCAGCCGAGGAAGGAGATGCAAggtaattatataattatattttaATTATTATCCATAAACTTGTTAGCAGCCCGTCAGAATGATGGAACAACAGAACAGTAGTGTCAGCGGCGGCGGCTGTGCTGCCTGAATGGAGCAAcgtttgaattgctccatcaggcaccATCTAATGGCTGccggtgtgcaaaacacttgaattgccTCCATAGAGGTGTGGAGCAGcgttagctttttattatataggatggtaAAAaatcaaaaaagtgctaaaaatctGATCTACGTCAGGTCTGATAAAATTGTCTTACTTGTAGGAACAGAACAcctaataaaaaaaatctaaatccCATCAATTGTATTGATTACAAATGGTGAGCTAATAAGAGATGATATCTATTACATAAAGATGACTGCTGATAGAAATTAGATCATCAAGTTATGTGCGGGGTGGAGCGGCTCGGCTGCCATGGTAGCTTTGACCTGCCTCCGGTTTGTCTTCACACAGCCAGGTCTTTCCCTATTCTAGTCATGTGAGGTGGTCCCGCCCCAGGGACGTCTttttatatgggctcaatgggcagttgtactagggccccagaagtataacggccctaggctgatagttgaGGGTCCCATTTTTCCATGGGCACCAGATATTTTAAAATCATCACTGGGGAACCAgacatatccgacttcaaagcattgactcccatctgagcctgttaattgctctttcgagCCAGATACTGTATCTCAGGttttgtctgacatagagtttttctaaGGGTATATTCCAAAAGTTGGGAAtcttccctttcggtggacactgacagatcgtctctactatgcccagaaccagagatatcagccttccagcagctggtccctgctccagctctacacgcctggtatacagttttatatttttgtcgggtggattgctctggctcctgaactctgatccccaggtccccagtacctcctgaaaggtggtactctctagtttatttttttttttatcccattgaaagctaagatatTTATTTACAGGAAATGGAGATATCTGCAATTAAGCAAgcagccctcccaccagaaaattaaaaATATTAAGACcaatccactatccacccctcccctgcatattaaacatcccctaccaccctggaagtcatgtactggggctccttcattcagcccaTTGCCTCCATCAACAGTTTAGTGTTCTACCTCCcacctcatctgtgcagtaaaggagcaaaaacaagaaattactgttccaggttctacatgctgagcagaagatagaacaccctctactgcctgatggacatcaaagctgccgttgatagcaTGCCCCAttactactgctggaggatgggtagaggccccagtatattactttgcccaggggcctgcactgctgttaagacggccctgtcatGCCTTGCAGTTCCAAAGTGACAGGGTGGGGTGGGTGCAGCTGGGGTGACCTGACATATACCATATCCCATTTACTAGTATTCCATATGACATTCCCCTGTTCCTCCCAGAGCATTCACTGGAACTGTGGATGGAACAATACATTACATCACAGAATGGGTTTCAACACACAAGCTAAGACCGAATAAACAGCAACAGAATAATTTACTTTATACCTCCAAACAAATCATTTCCTGGGGGAGGACCATTATATTAGCCTTGGGTCACCATCTACTACACTTATATTCTTGTTACATTTACAGCTGACATGAGCAGTACTAAACCTTCTTACGATGGGAGTTTTTTTTCTAATACCAATAATCTGACAGTGACAATCCCTGTGGCCTAACCGCTCACTTGCATTGCATAAggtctaatcgtggctccatctgcaccGCAGCGCGCCCACTGAGGATCGCTTATCGCAGCGCCTGGGAAGCGCGTGCGTGTGAGACATGCACGTGCCCATTCACTGCTATGGGAGCGTCTCAGTGCACTCCCGTAGCGCAGATAGGCGCTGGATCATCTAGTAACACCGGGTGTACACGTTTGTGATGGAGCCACATTAGATGAgctcggctccatctgtatacacacTTTGATGTAACCCCACTCTACTGCTGTTGCTGTTATCAAATATTCCAGAACTCTTTAGCTCAAGGTGTCTACAAAGGGGGTTTGTCAGCAAGAACagctgtcagcagtgactgtagcaaattcactatgaaatgagtggagagataTCTGTCCTAGTTCAGCAGCCCCCTCAGTTATTCCTCCTTGGTGCCCCCCTGACAGCTGGAGCTCAAAAGGGCAGTGCTTCCACTGCCTCTAGGAGTTACACCATTGTATACACCCCATAATGTACCAGGCATAGaaagtaaagatgagcgggttcggttctcagagaaccgaacccctctgaactttgccttccgagtctggatccgagccaggctcggatcttctctcttgactcagaaacccgaactcggcaaaacgtcatcatcctgctgttggattctcgtgggatttggattccatataaggagccgcgattcgcggccattttcactccagtctcggagagtgagaggacgtgtattcagtgtgctcagtctctgtttattggggcaggaaagtggggtgacaagtgttgtgctgctaaGTCCAGTCCatctatccagtgtagctgtaaagtgggttagtcagtgtattgtgctgtatcagtccaggcagtcacagtgttggagttctctgctgccatatatccagtgtcctgtgttatcagtaattccattgacgatatacgctgctgctatatatatatccactgctgcagtataacaaattacaattatattattattaacaacctgttgggctgcatcagaccagtggtagtttttgcatcatgtgctgtttggggcctattttttaaatctgccatcctgtctgccactgcagtgccactcctagatggaccaggtgtttgtgccacacacttgtgtcgcttagcttagttatccagctacctaattgcacctctttttcttctttgcatcatgtgctgtttggggactagtttttgaatagtgccatcttgtctgcaactgcagtgccactcctagatgggccaggtgtttgtgccgaacacttgagtcgcttagcttagtcatacagtcacctcggtgcaacttttaggcctaaaaacaatattgtgaggtatgaggtgttcagaatagactggaaatgagtggaaatgattgttattgaggttaataataccgtaggagcacaattacccccaaattctgtgattttagctgtttttatgtttgtttgttttccaaaaatgatccagatccaaaaccaaaaccaaaacacgaaagggtgattttggcaaaaccaaactaaaacacaaaacacgaaacgtgcccgccgcacatctctaatagaaaGAGGTCCATTTTCGTATAATTAATTGCCCTGTGTGTTGAAGATAGCAAATGTCCGTGAGGTACAAATGCATTAAtcatttgagagagataaagtggtgatgttgcctatagcatccaatcagcttctgtcattttataaactgtgctagataaataatagctATAATTgtgttggttgctatgggtaacttctccactctcCCATCTAGAAGGTTTATTACATCCCCCCCATAATATCTACAATTTTAACATGATAGTGACATGTTTATTTTTCATTTCAGTGGAAGCTATAAAGATATAGAAGCTATGGTGAGAAGAAAAGTGAAATGTATTGAGAAGTGTGACCTGGCCAAGGAGAACCCTACATCTCCAAGAGAGCTTCCAAAGGCAGACTGCATCCTCTCTGTCCGAATGCTGGATGTTGTTTGTGAAGATAAGAATGCGTACCGCAGAGACCTGAGACATATGTCATCTCTGCTAAAAGTTGGGGGGCATTTACTATTGATTGCAGATATCCACTCTTCTTTTTATTTTGTCGGGGAAGATAAGTACCAGCTAGTAGATTATGATGAAAACTTTCTACAAGAAACTCTAAATGATGAAGGTTATTTGGTTAAAGCTTTTATACCAATAGAATTGGAGGGATCCTCTGATCTCTATGAAGTTAAAAAATCAATACTTGTTGTTGCTCAAAAACAATGATAATCTTTCTTAATGACTTCAAGGCTGGAGGGTTTACACCCCCCATGACCGAATATTTAGAGTGCATCCATTGGTGGTGATTAACTTTATTTCTGAGATTCCCATGGTGAATTTAGTTTCTCTCAGTAGAGACAAAGCTTTCTTTGGTAATATTTTGGGATAGAGGGGATTCTGCTATATACAGAAAAATAGGCAAATTTTGGGGAAAATCTTTTAAAATTCTTCTTTATGTTACATTGTCCATTAATATAGAAATAAGTAACCTTACACTATGTCACCCACACCCGTAAATTGTTACACTGTGTGAGGAGTATTATACTTGTGTGACACCAGACATGCGATGCCTAGAATAATAACCTAGAACCAGGATAATTGTGGACTCCACAGAGAGCCACACAACACCTTCACAAaacaataggggtaattcagagttgatcgcagcagcaaatttgttagcagttgggcaaaaccagggccctcattccgagttgttcgctcggtatttttcatcgcatcgcaatgaaaatccgcttagtacgcatgcgcaatgttcgcactgcgactgcgccaagtaactttgctatgtagaaagtaattttactcacggctttttcatcgctccggcgatcgtaatgtgattgacaggaaatgggtgttactgggcggaaacacggcgtttcaggggcgtgtggctgaaaacgctaccgtttccggaaaaaacgcaggagtggctggagaaacggtgggagtgcctgggagaacgctgggtgtgtttgtgacgtcaaccaggaacgacaagcactgaactgatcgcacaggcagagtaagtctgaagctactctgaaactgctaagtagttagtaatcgcaatattgcgaatacatcgttcgcaattttaagaagctaagattcactcccagtaggcggcggcttagcgtgtgtaactctgctaaattcgccttgcgaccgatcaactcggaatgagggcccatgtgcactgcagggaggttgggggggcagatataacatgtgtagagagagttagatttgggtgtggtgtg
This region includes:
- the LOC135050907 gene encoding nicotinamide N-methyltransferase-like, coding for MASSPLKYYQSDDLNAKLMLKSYFSATVDKNILQDTVILPMKLLHKVFSTENIRGNILIDLTAGPIISQLFPACALFKEIIILDCNDPCVEELKKWVNKEPDAHDWTFAAQIAAEEGDASGSYKDIEAMVRRKVKCIEKCDLAKENPTSPRELPKADCILSVRMLDVVCEDKNAYRRDLRHMSSLLKVGGHLLLIADIHSSFYFVGEDKYQLVDYDENFLQETLNDEGYLVKAFIPIELEGSSDLYEVKKSILVVAQKQ